A section of the Pseudanabaena mucicola str. Chao 1806 genome encodes:
- a CDS encoding ImmA/IrrE family metallo-endopeptidase gives MTQTKVKPNYVDLKTLYDRLKQIGFNRDFVKKKLLPDWWDSDFEATQSAVVEAAAYVSRRTNLDMRSLLYADSEPFFQESGHHEFKVKQGTLKNELQVAQNLCDRVAEIVSYACTTDKASLVNLSAQEVRKQILSSFPTVTMEGLLDFCWKNGIPTVHVNKFPKNQKKFDGMVGYFYERPVITICQKRKSAAWLSFTIAHELGHILKGHITEYAIVDEKIRPNESEVNEREGIDDREIEANEFALEVLFGQKDANYYLSANLSSSDLIEYAKQCSLEESANPSAVVLNYAWYKEKVAITKKEKEITWAVAQTALHHFEPNSNAPVAINDYLQQYLDLENLSYDNRDYLEQMTAEEV, from the coding sequence ATGACCCAAACTAAAGTTAAGCCTAACTACGTTGACCTCAAGACTTTATACGATCGCCTAAAGCAAATTGGCTTTAATCGGGACTTTGTAAAGAAAAAGTTATTGCCAGACTGGTGGGATAGCGATTTTGAAGCTACGCAAAGCGCAGTGGTAGAGGCTGCTGCCTATGTATCTCGCCGCACAAATTTAGATATGAGATCTTTGCTATATGCAGACTCAGAGCCTTTTTTTCAGGAATCAGGACACCATGAATTTAAGGTTAAACAAGGAACTCTCAAGAATGAACTACAAGTAGCTCAAAATCTGTGCGATCGCGTTGCTGAAATTGTTTCCTATGCTTGCACTACAGATAAAGCTAGTCTAGTTAATTTGAGCGCTCAAGAGGTAAGGAAACAAATCCTTAGCTCATTTCCAACAGTCACGATGGAAGGGCTATTAGACTTCTGTTGGAAAAATGGTATACCTACTGTCCATGTAAATAAATTTCCTAAGAATCAGAAAAAATTTGATGGTATGGTTGGCTACTTTTATGAGCGACCTGTAATTACAATTTGTCAAAAACGTAAATCTGCTGCATGGCTATCTTTTACCATTGCCCATGAGCTAGGACATATTCTCAAAGGGCATATTACAGAATATGCAATTGTCGATGAGAAAATAAGACCTAATGAAAGTGAAGTTAATGAAAGAGAGGGAATTGATGATCGAGAAATTGAAGCCAATGAGTTTGCCCTAGAGGTTTTATTTGGACAAAAAGACGCAAATTATTATTTGTCAGCAAATCTCTCTAGTAGTGATTTGATTGAGTATGCAAAACAATGCTCTTTAGAAGAATCTGCAAATCCTAGTGCTGTAGTGCTTAACTATGCTTGGTATAAAGAAAAAGTTGCTATTACAAAGAAGGAAAAGGAAATAACTTGGGCTGTTGCACAAACTGCACTACATCATTTTGAACCTAATAGTAATGCTCCAGTTGCGATCAATGACTACTTACAGCAATATTTAGATCTGGAGAATCTTAGTTATGACAATCGAGATTATCTCGAACAAATGACTGCTGAAGAGGTCTAG
- a CDS encoding helicase-related protein, with amino-acid sequence MLENVIAELIRKERPYYSPQGNPIKGLDNQYWLVFKHRDADSLLKNIASFFGLGSKKDTHIVVRIDLQDAKIYYYLPKKQGDIPSTSLLRIGNIKSIEKFLNRDRVTKEPALLEGSLRAIKGIQRRYNLPDELAKYNIAIAQMLERSVIYRRSTYNFDSGILKFYEEPLQSIIQTDGKILLLMDWQGFSKKSDLNELEKLQDPDYRAKFAQRTIQEFLKGLADSIFSHTEILAELVRLEFLQIKLIKMDQAFTVYHKKTGIFSDSLDNHILHEGSDNFTRAAHSRNAESVTFLYSWDDLDREAIAQSIQQFDQEWHRQDLAFDISLEFLQQVRAERDRRAQFQKPNIKTISPDQLPSGETTKVEITGDNLDQVTQVTVIDDPLVKVKITDQTQDLIKADVAVSADHPPQTLNDFRVRDKKGEEYKVNPAIAPKVSNIVKVPEFPEILGFKEAIEKILAGEYGTPNDFLYWMAKQRPNQFRVKQDSYLDELINQSILYEHQKSGAQHCLRVMQDFGVAVCADAVGLGKTRLAAAVAYLYREQKEQQCGQAKIAIVAAQKLWSNWEREMSELGFRRKDYELFNKNLMSRKGSKFVEEFNRFEGADLVIIDEAHEGIRNFNNRIHKTCLQIREQDQRNGKQRQFLLLTATPWNNRREDIYNILSPFLTRLEGFKEVGFPAEVSQWFESRESGVENFTDRTDLFRRVYKQLFLQRTRQMLREAMPEMNVYAKRLAEWLPVQFEPSTEKALEQIFTQFETSLYIPFADPLRYFTGTAEQRSLLKNQRRFFLQRAESSMYALRRTIVNFRMRIKLMSDRLAKIADAPTAEGLNNFLLEHYGFSKQTKIELDYQLNYEADFFMEDEDYEEEEEEENNDPETSKETKRQQLCNQIDRATDALIDHPEKAKQIYDLMLAACEQDLKQMEQIQNLLADEFLKDHKREQVTQQVKNLISQGKKVLLISTFSDTVLDYYLHMSRDSAIASQGIGMAIGSTKTYFPENATRPLQFAPHNFIKYNRPTNGIKRQQLFRLFAPVATCKNPSDRPSPSDEVMVLIGSETLSVGQNLQDADYLINIDLPWNPMTLEQRIGRIDRPKQHKAENIVIYYANSESQLLRQASRLKNLNKKLVGDLANPDGEIANVTDANTLGASVYGDTLFDDPILPGYVDFIQSLAKSRNMEHVNLQEEVYRQQENSHDLYTHQEILYAEDLSKRIAELGQDYQANAITLGQSSDKKTEPQALTGLTVKYFDPNGAVIAEQEQHIFWNDHTGDRDAYGVAIATAFNTPEVSEVIAANHLLTSANNLYKQLVQLKQHLSTDLAQVDTFANINVDSERLSKIKKRVALLSSFPQGISRQDVTETLKKLNSCKHSNDLGMLYIHALSNYQTKNGDFINR; translated from the coding sequence GTGCTAGAAAACGTTATTGCCGAGCTAATACGCAAAGAACGCCCCTACTATTCGCCCCAAGGCAATCCGATCAAAGGGCTAGATAACCAATATTGGCTAGTTTTCAAACACCGTGACGCTGATAGCCTACTCAAAAACATCGCCTCATTCTTCGGGCTAGGCAGCAAAAAAGACACCCATATTGTCGTTCGCATTGACCTACAAGACGCAAAAATTTATTACTATCTCCCCAAAAAACAAGGGGATATCCCTAGCACGAGCTTACTAAGAATTGGCAATATCAAAAGCATTGAGAAGTTCCTAAATCGCGATCGCGTTACCAAAGAACCAGCATTACTAGAAGGTAGCCTCAGAGCGATCAAAGGCATTCAACGCCGCTATAACTTACCCGATGAATTAGCAAAATATAATATTGCGATCGCCCAGATGTTAGAGCGCAGCGTTATTTATCGACGATCCACCTATAACTTTGACAGTGGTATCCTCAAATTTTATGAAGAGCCACTACAATCAATCATTCAAACCGATGGCAAAATCCTATTACTAATGGATTGGCAAGGCTTTTCTAAAAAGTCTGATCTCAATGAACTTGAAAAATTACAAGACCCCGACTATCGAGCCAAATTTGCTCAACGGACAATCCAAGAATTTTTAAAAGGACTTGCTGATAGCATCTTTAGCCATACTGAGATTTTGGCGGAGCTTGTCCGTTTAGAGTTTTTGCAAATTAAGCTGATCAAAATGGATCAAGCTTTCACCGTTTATCACAAAAAAACAGGTATCTTTAGCGATTCCCTTGATAACCACATTCTCCATGAAGGCTCAGACAACTTCACCCGTGCTGCCCATTCTCGCAATGCTGAGAGCGTCACCTTTTTATATTCTTGGGATGATTTAGATCGTGAGGCGATCGCTCAAAGCATCCAACAATTCGATCAAGAATGGCATCGTCAAGATCTAGCTTTTGACATCAGTTTGGAATTTTTGCAACAAGTCCGAGCCGAACGCGATCGCCGCGCCCAATTCCAAAAGCCCAATATTAAAACCATTAGCCCCGATCAGTTGCCCTCTGGTGAAACTACCAAAGTCGAGATTACTGGCGATAACCTCGATCAAGTTACCCAAGTTACGGTCATTGACGATCCGCTAGTCAAAGTCAAGATTACAGACCAAACTCAGGACTTAATCAAAGCAGATGTTGCAGTCTCGGCAGATCATCCCCCTCAGACTCTTAATGATTTTCGAGTCAGGGATAAAAAAGGCGAAGAGTACAAAGTTAATCCTGCGATCGCGCCCAAAGTTAGCAATATTGTTAAAGTTCCTGAGTTTCCTGAAATCCTTGGCTTTAAAGAGGCAATTGAAAAAATCCTCGCAGGTGAATATGGCACACCTAATGACTTTCTCTATTGGATGGCAAAACAACGCCCCAACCAATTTCGGGTCAAGCAGGACAGTTATCTCGATGAGTTAATCAACCAAAGTATTCTCTATGAACATCAAAAGTCAGGCGCACAGCATTGTCTGAGGGTAATGCAAGACTTTGGGGTTGCGGTCTGTGCCGATGCCGTCGGACTTGGCAAAACTCGCTTAGCGGCGGCTGTTGCCTATCTCTATCGAGAGCAAAAAGAACAACAATGCGGACAAGCAAAAATTGCGATCGTGGCGGCTCAAAAGCTCTGGTCAAACTGGGAACGAGAAATGTCTGAGCTAGGTTTTCGCCGTAAGGACTATGAACTATTTAACAAAAACCTAATGAGCCGAAAGGGAAGCAAATTTGTAGAGGAGTTCAATCGCTTTGAAGGCGCAGATTTGGTAATCATTGATGAGGCTCACGAAGGCATCCGTAACTTTAACAACCGCATCCATAAGACCTGTTTACAAATCCGTGAGCAAGATCAACGCAATGGCAAACAGAGACAATTTCTATTACTAACTGCTACGCCTTGGAATAATCGCCGCGAGGATATTTACAACATTCTCAGTCCATTCTTAACCCGTCTTGAAGGCTTTAAAGAAGTTGGCTTTCCTGCTGAAGTTTCGCAATGGTTTGAAAGTCGCGAAAGTGGTGTCGAAAATTTCACCGATCGCACTGACCTATTTCGCCGCGTCTATAAACAACTCTTTTTGCAACGGACTCGCCAAATGTTGCGCGAGGCAATGCCCGAAATGAATGTCTATGCTAAACGTCTTGCTGAGTGGCTACCTGTTCAGTTTGAACCAAGTACCGAGAAAGCCCTAGAGCAGATCTTCACTCAGTTTGAGACGAGTCTCTATATCCCCTTTGCTGATCCATTGCGCTATTTCACAGGTACAGCCGAACAGCGATCGCTACTAAAAAACCAAAGGCGTTTTTTCCTACAACGTGCTGAATCAAGTATGTATGCTCTTCGCCGCACCATTGTTAATTTCAGGATGCGAATTAAATTAATGAGCGATCGCTTAGCAAAAATTGCTGATGCTCCCACTGCTGAAGGGTTAAATAACTTTCTCCTTGAACATTACGGCTTTAGCAAACAAACAAAGATAGAACTTGATTATCAACTCAACTATGAGGCAGATTTCTTCATGGAAGATGAAGACTATGAAGAAGAGGAGGAGGAGGAAAATAACGATCCTGAAACTAGCAAAGAAACTAAGCGTCAACAGCTTTGCAACCAAATTGATAGAGCAACTGATGCTCTCATCGATCATCCTGAAAAAGCTAAACAAATCTATGACCTGATGCTCGCCGCCTGTGAACAGGATTTAAAGCAGATGGAGCAGATCCAAAATTTGCTTGCTGATGAGTTTCTCAAAGACCACAAACGCGAACAGGTAACGCAGCAAGTCAAAAACTTAATTAGCCAAGGCAAAAAAGTATTACTAATTTCCACCTTTTCCGATACTGTCCTTGATTACTATCTGCATATGTCTAGGGACAGTGCGATCGCTAGTCAAGGTATCGGTATGGCGATCGGTTCCACAAAAACCTACTTTCCCGAAAACGCAACTCGTCCCCTTCAATTTGCCCCCCATAACTTCATCAAATACAATCGCCCAACTAACGGTATTAAGCGTCAACAGCTATTTCGACTCTTTGCCCCTGTTGCCACTTGCAAAAATCCTAGCGATCGCCCCAGTCCATCCGATGAGGTCATGGTACTAATCGGGTCAGAAACCCTCTCAGTCGGTCAAAACCTCCAAGATGCTGACTATTTAATTAATATCGACTTGCCTTGGAATCCCATGACTCTAGAGCAACGTATCGGACGGATTGACAGACCTAAGCAGCACAAAGCCGAAAACATTGTCATTTACTATGCCAACAGTGAAAGTCAGCTATTAAGACAAGCAAGCCGCCTCAAAAATCTCAACAAAAAACTTGTTGGCGATCTGGCAAATCCAGACGGTGAGATTGCTAATGTCACCGATGCAAATACTCTGGGCGCTTCAGTTTATGGTGACACTCTTTTTGACGATCCCATCTTGCCAGGGTATGTAGACTTCATTCAAAGTCTTGCCAAGTCTCGAAACATGGAGCATGTAAATCTGCAAGAAGAAGTCTATCGCCAGCAAGAAAATTCCCATGACCTGTATACCCATCAAGAAATTTTGTATGCGGAGGACTTAAGTAAACGAATTGCTGAGCTAGGTCAAGACTATCAAGCTAATGCGATCACATTAGGGCAAAGTAGCGATAAAAAAACTGAACCACAGGCTTTAACAGGTTTAACAGTCAAATATTTTGACCCCAATGGCGCAGTAATTGCCGAACAAGAACAGCATATTTTCTGGAACGATCACACAGGTGATCGTGATGCCTATGGGGTAGCGATCGCCACTGCCTTTAATACGCCTGAAGTTAGCGAAGTAATTGCCGCTAATCATTTACTCACCTCAGCAAACAACCTTTACAAACAACTAGTACAACTCAAGCAGCATCTATCAACTGACTTAGCCCAAGTCGATACCTTCGCCAATATCAATGTCGATTCTGAACGACTCAGCAAGATTAAAAAGCGAGTTGCCCTGTTATCTAGCTTTCCGCAAGGTATATCGCGCCAAGATGTCACTGAAACGCTCAAAAAACTTAATTCCTGTAAACATTCCAATGATTTAGGAATGCTATATATTCATGCTTTGAGTAATTATCAAACTAAAAATGGGGATTTTATAAATCGCTAG
- a CDS encoding phosphoribosyltransferase produces MSDLYVSWDEYHAKIEGLAAQIYQSQWEFDQILCLARGGLRIGDILSRIFDKPLAILSTSSYGGKNFQERGDLKIAHSITMTTDTLGKRILLVDDLVDSGVTLAQILEWLKQHPEFAITEVRSAVLWFKACSIAKPDYYIDFLSDNPWIHQPFEKYEKINPSDL; encoded by the coding sequence ATGTCTGATTTATATGTTTCTTGGGATGAATATCACGCCAAAATCGAAGGACTGGCAGCCCAAATTTATCAGTCACAATGGGAGTTTGACCAAATTCTCTGTCTGGCAAGGGGGGGCTTACGCATTGGCGATATCTTGTCGCGGATTTTTGATAAGCCTTTAGCAATTCTCTCGACTTCTTCCTATGGGGGCAAAAATTTTCAAGAACGTGGTGATCTAAAAATTGCCCATAGTATCACCATGACTACAGATACCCTCGGTAAGCGGATCTTGTTAGTGGATGATTTGGTGGATTCAGGTGTCACGTTGGCACAAATTCTTGAATGGCTTAAGCAACATCCAGAGTTTGCGATTACAGAAGTGCGATCGGCGGTTCTTTGGTTTAAGGCTTGTTCTATAGCTAAGCCCGATTATTATATCGACTTTTTATCCGACAATCCTTGGATTCATCAGCCTTTTGAGAAATATGAAAAGATTAATCCTAGCGATTTATAA
- a CDS encoding type ISP restriction/modification enzyme gives MSDIQHAHLYGMREAKYDWLSTHDVNSTDWKEVELQKPFHLFIPQDNDLLGEFQSYWKITEAMTVNVLGFQTHRDNFAIDFDLAAIQQRLDDLRNPDISDQEIQEKYDVKDNRDWHLKDARKQIQKDIDWEQWLIKCDYRPFDQRYCYFSTVMMDYPRRELVDHVAERENLCLLVPRQIGTSEWQHTGVSSTVAESCTLSNKTREGNYNFPLYLYPDKNNPQTSTTEQQRRPNFSDEFLTEITNKLGYTPTPEAIFYYIYAIFHSPTYRTRYAEFLKIDFPRVPLTSSDQLFRKLGGYGEELVALHLMKSPKLDPPVLSDTPLTKGGRGDLQIIDKGGEFIVDAGHPKFLPSPTGRGAGGEGGEVIINKKGDRFTGVPQSVWEFYVGGYQVCHKWLKDRKGRQLSPADLNHYQKIIVALSETMQIMNAIDAAIPSFPIE, from the coding sequence AAAGAAGTAGAACTTCAAAAGCCTTTTCATTTGTTTATTCCACAAGATAATGATTTATTAGGTGAGTTTCAGTCATATTGGAAAATCACGGAAGCTATGACTGTCAATGTTTTAGGCTTTCAAACTCATAGAGATAATTTTGCAATTGATTTTGATTTAGCAGCAATTCAGCAAAGATTAGATGACCTTAGAAATCCAGACATATCAGATCAAGAAATTCAAGAAAAATATGACGTAAAAGATAATCGAGATTGGCATCTTAAAGATGCTAGAAAGCAAATACAAAAGGATATTGACTGGGAGCAATGGTTAATTAAGTGTGATTATCGTCCATTCGATCAAAGATATTGTTACTTTAGTACAGTAATGATGGACTATCCTAGGCGTGAGCTTGTAGATCATGTTGCTGAAAGAGAAAATCTTTGTTTATTAGTTCCTAGACAAATCGGAACATCAGAATGGCAGCATACTGGTGTATCAAGCACTGTAGCTGAAAGTTGTACTTTATCCAATAAAACAAGAGAAGGTAATTATAATTTTCCTCTTTATCTCTATCCTGACAAAAACAATCCTCAAACATCTACAACAGAACAACAACGCCGCCCAAATTTCTCTGATGAATTTCTAACAGAAATAACCAACAAACTTGGCTATACCCCAACCCCAGAAGCAATCTTCTATTACATTTATGCAATCTTCCATTCCCCAACCTATCGCACCCGTTACGCCGAATTTCTAAAAATCGACTTTCCCCGCGTCCCCCTCACCAGCAGCGATCAGCTATTCCGCAAACTTGGCGGATATGGCGAAGAATTGGTTGCATTGCACCTGATGAAATCACCCAAACTCGATCCCCCCGTCCTATCGGACACCCCCCTTACTAAGGGGGGCAGGGGGGATCTGCAAATCATCGATAAAGGCGGCGAATTTATCGTTGATGCAGGACATCCCAAATTTCTCCCCTCGCCCACTGGGAGAGGGGCAGGGGGTGAGGGCGGCGAAGTCATCATTAACAAAAAAGGCGACAGATTTACAGGAGTACCCCAAAGCGTTTGGGAATTTTATGTCGGTGGCTATCAAGTTTGTCACAAATGGCTCAAAGACCGCAAAGGTCGGCAACTCAGCCCCGCAGACCTCAACCACTATCAAAAAATCATCGTCGCACTCTCTGAAACCATGCAGATTATGAATGCGATCGATGCTGCTATTCCCAGCTTTCCCATTGAGTAA